A region of Gammaproteobacteria bacterium DNA encodes the following proteins:
- a CDS encoding YafY family transcriptional regulator, protein MNRTERLLNMLQILRGYRYPVSGERLAERLGVSIRTLYRDIATLQAMGAEIEGEVGVGYILKPTFFMPPLMFTQTEMQALLLGTRWVSQYGDAPLSKAAIEALKKISDVLPTNIKKSNNTFTLRVGPPPLETLAKEDLSILRDAIANQKKIYILYKSENNRESQRTVWPFTIGYFTDGRILVAWCEKEKDYQHLKTDRIISLKVLDEHYPGSQDNLFREWQTSQLRKYSMKRK, encoded by the coding sequence ATGAATAGAACTGAACGACTTTTAAATATGTTACAAATTTTAAGAGGTTATCGTTATCCCGTCAGTGGAGAACGCCTGGCAGAGCGATTAGGTGTTAGTATACGAACTTTGTATCGTGATATCGCGACCCTGCAAGCGATGGGAGCCGAAATCGAAGGGGAAGTTGGTGTTGGGTATATTCTTAAACCGACATTTTTTATGCCCCCTCTGATGTTCACACAAACCGAGATGCAAGCTTTGCTTTTAGGCACGCGATGGGTTTCGCAGTATGGGGATGCGCCATTATCTAAAGCAGCAATCGAGGCCTTAAAAAAAATATCTGATGTCTTGCCCACTAACATTAAAAAAAGTAACAATACTTTTACGCTCCGAGTGGGACCACCTCCATTAGAGACTTTAGCTAAAGAAGATCTTTCAATATTAAGAGATGCCATTGCCAATCAAAAGAAAATTTATATACTCTACAAATCTGAAAATAACAGAGAAAGTCAACGAACAGTCTGGCCATTCACCATTGGATATTTCACTGATGGGCGCATATTAGTTGCCTGGTGCGAGAAGGAAAAAGATTATCAACACCTTAAAACAGATAGGATTATCTCGCTGAAAGTATTAGACGAACACTATCCTGGTTCACAAGATAATCTTTTCCGCGAATGGCAGACATCACAATTACGCAAGTATTCGATGAAACGCAAATGA
- a CDS encoding glyoxalase produces the protein MLIPNLLLFYVQNPLESALFYEKIFSRKPVASFPTYVAFAFENGLTFSLWSTQAKNFVSGGAGHRSELSFMVKDEQTVNELRKQWGEFGMVIEQELHEAVFGLTFVALDPDGHRIRVCIPDK, from the coding sequence ATGCTTATTCCAAATTTGCTACTATTTTATGTACAAAATCCGCTAGAAAGCGCTTTATTCTATGAAAAAATCTTTTCTAGAAAGCCAGTAGCCTCATTTCCAACCTATGTGGCTTTCGCTTTTGAGAATGGACTTACATTTAGCTTGTGGTCCACGCAGGCAAAGAACTTTGTTTCAGGCGGTGCTGGTCATCGTTCTGAATTGTCATTTATGGTAAAAGATGAACAAACGGTAAATGAACTGCGTAAACAATGGGGAGAATTCGGAATGGTTATTGAACAGGAACTGCATGAAGCAGTTTTTGGGTTAACTTTTGTAGCCCTTGATCCAGATGGCCATCGTATTCGTGTTTGTATACCTGATAAGTAA
- a CDS encoding nucleotidyl transferase AbiEii/AbiGii toxin family protein yields MSKEGHLLKLLIHDEKTVVKIEPNFIVRGILLPMQLGSTCARIKNEFGSFIDEIPIMASDELYAGKICAALSRQHPRDLFDIKLLLETTGVTDSIRQMFLVYLVCNSRPIHEILSPNLIDIKQVFEKEFFRMTRENVFLEELLLARQQLIKEISKKLTEQEKKFLLSIKSGKPEYDLLPYSEIHKLPALQWKLMNLKKLNEEKHQQLIQKLKMVLN; encoded by the coding sequence ATGAGCAAAGAAGGGCATTTGCTAAAGCTATTAATTCACGATGAAAAAACAGTCGTTAAAATAGAGCCAAATTTCATAGTGAGAGGTATTTTGCTTCCAATGCAACTAGGTTCCACTTGTGCAAGAATTAAAAATGAATTTGGTTCATTTATTGACGAAATTCCAATAATGGCAAGTGATGAGCTTTATGCTGGAAAAATATGTGCAGCTCTAAGCCGCCAACATCCTAGAGATTTATTTGATATTAAACTTTTATTAGAAACAACCGGAGTAACAGACTCAATACGGCAAATGTTTTTAGTTTATTTAGTTTGCAATTCAAGGCCTATTCACGAAATACTTTCTCCGAATTTAATTGATATAAAACAAGTATTCGAAAAAGAATTTTTTCGCATGACGCGTGAGAATGTTTTTCTAGAAGAGCTGTTGCTTGCTCGTCAACAATTAATCAAGGAGATAAGTAAAAAATTGACTGAGCAAGAGAAAAAATTCTTACTCTCTATTAAATCTGGAAAACCTGAGTACGATTTACTTCCATATTCTGAAATTCATAAGCTACCTGCCTTGCAATGGAAACTAATGAATTTGAAAAAATTAAATGAGGAAAAACATCAGCAGCTTATTCAAAAGCTCAAAATGGTCTTAAATTAG
- a CDS encoding AbiEi antitoxin N-terminal domain-containing protein — translation MKKPKISRPLNSKLNNLLSYQPQGIVLTSKWLKENNYSKQIISHYCARQWLRKVGNGAYVRLNENIKWPGAIYALDSPRYNARTIGKMHIYQS, via the coding sequence ATGAAAAAGCCAAAGATCAGTAGACCTTTAAACTCAAAATTAAACAATTTGTTAAGCTATCAGCCACAAGGTATTGTTCTAACATCAAAATGGTTGAAAGAGAATAATTATTCCAAGCAAATAATTAGCCATTATTGTGCCAGACAATGGCTGCGCAAGGTGGGGAATGGAGCATATGTACGTTTAAATGAAAATATAAAATGGCCTGGTGCGATCTATGCTCTTGATTCGCCCAGATATAATGCAAGAACTATTGGAAAAATGCACATCTATCAAAGTTAA
- a CDS encoding type IV toxin-antitoxin system AbiEi family antitoxin domain-containing protein, producing the protein MQELLEKCTSIKVKRLFLFFADTNQLPCFKYLDLTALNLGKGKRVIGNGGMFVPKYQLSVPVPQGEEEGVGYV; encoded by the coding sequence ATGCAAGAACTATTGGAAAAATGCACATCTATCAAAGTTAAGCGCCTTTTTTTATTTTTTGCTGATACTAATCAGTTACCCTGCTTTAAATACTTGGATTTAACTGCGCTAAATCTTGGGAAAGGAAAGCGGGTAATAGGGAATGGAGGCATGTTTGTACCCAAATATCAACTTTCAGTTCCAGTACCGCAAGGTGAAGAAGAAGGAGTAGGGTATGTTTAA
- a CDS encoding nucleotidyl transferase AbiEii/AbiGii toxin family protein, translating to MFNDSYLNQIRLLLKCLPAIRNQDYFVLKGGTALNLFIHDLPRLSVDIDLTYKHLHDRDESIKNIQLGLRQISVSIKTANPKFIKRKK from the coding sequence ATGTTTAATGATAGCTACTTAAACCAGATAAGACTACTCCTTAAATGTTTGCCAGCTATTCGGAATCAAGATTATTTTGTTTTGAAAGGTGGCACAGCTCTTAATCTTTTTATACATGATTTACCGAGATTATCAGTTGATATTGATCTGACTTATAAACACCTACATGATCGAGATGAGAGTATTAAAAATATACAACTAGGGTTAAGACAAATTAGTGTTTCAATTAAAACTGCCAATCCAAAATTTATTAAAAGGAAAAAATGA